A genomic window from Silene latifolia isolate original U9 population chromosome Y, ASM4854445v1, whole genome shotgun sequence includes:
- the LOC141632210 gene encoding uncharacterized protein LOC141632210, producing the protein MCAQEIEDRKERALYYLSRTLVGAELNYAPIEKICLALMFAIQKLRHYMQAHTIHVVSKADPIKYILLRPVLSGRLAKWAMLLKQYDLVFVPQKAVKGQAIADFFADHPVPAEWEISDDLLGEEIFYVDVLPLWQMYFDGAARQYGAGAGVVFVTPQNHLMPYAFRLTQLCTNNIAEYQALILGLQIAIEIGVKDMDIYGDSKLVVNQVLGEFEVKKEDLIPYHQQALQLLNQLDDIHVGHVPRSANKLADALANLAATLASGREESMKVPICNRWVVSSLEGEENVDTTNMICVYTVDEDDWRQPIIDFLDHQKLPDDPKHKVEIRRRAPKFIHYKGTLYRRSYSGQWLRCLSKDEATEAMHEAHSGICGAHQSGPKLHDRVKRMGNYWPTMVQDCMDFAKKCEPCQFYANFIHQPPEPLHPTVSSWPF; encoded by the coding sequence ATGTgtgctcaagaaattgaagaccgcAAGGAGAGAGCACTCTACTACTTGAGTCGTACCTTGGTTGGAGCTGAGTTGAATTACGCGCCCATAGAGAAGATATGTCTTGCTTTGATGTTCGCCATCCAGAAGTTGAGGCACTACATGCAGGCGCATACCATACATGTGGTCTCAAAAGCTGATCCAATCAAGTATATACTCTTAAGACCAGTCTTGTCTGGAAGACTTGCGAAATGGGCAATGTTGCTTAAGCAGTATGACTTGGTGTTCGTGCCTCAAAAGGCTGTGAAAGGTCAAGCTATCGCCGACTTCTTTGCTGATCATCCAGTGCCAGCAGAGTGGGAAATTTCAGATGACCTCCTAGGAGAAGAAATTTTCTACGTGGACGTTCTACCTCTATGGCAGATGTACTTTGATGGTGCCGCAAGACAATATGGAGCTGGAGCTGGAGTTGTAttcgtaactccacaaaatcatcttATGCCATATGCCTTTAGACTCACTCAGTTGTGTACAAATAATATCGCAGAATACCAAGCTCTCATACTCGGTCTTCAAATAGCGATCGAAATAGGTGTCAAGGATATGGACATATATGGAGACTCAAAGCTGGTGGTCAACCAAGTCCTTGGTGAATTTGAAGTGaaaaaggaagacttgattccCTACCATCAACAGGCATTACAACTGTTGAATCAACTTGACGACATCCATGTTGGTCATGTGCcaaggagtgccaataagttggctGACGCGCTTGCTAATCTTGCAGCCACTTTGGCATCGGGGCGAGAAGAGTCTATGAAAGTCCCGATCTGCAATCGTTGGGTAGTATCATCGCTTGAAGGAGAAGAAAATGTAGACACAACCAATATGATATGCGTCTACACAGTTGATGAAGATGACTGGCGTCAACCTATCATTGATTTTTTGGACCACCAAAAACTACCCGATGATCCGAAACACAAGGTAGAAATACGTCGACGTGCTCCAAAGTTCATTCACTATAAAGGGACACTCTACAGACGTTCGTACTCAGGCCAATGGTTGAGGTGTCTAAGCAAGGACGAAGCTACTGAAGCAATGCATGAAGCTCATTCTGGCATTTGTGGTGCTCATCAATCTGGGCCTAAACTTCATGATCGTGTAAAGAGAATGGGGAATTACTGGCCAACCATGGTGCAAGATTGTATGGACTTTGCGAAAAAATGTGAACCCTGTCAGTTCTACGCAAACTTCATACACCAACCGCCGGAGCCGTTGCATCCTACTGTTTCTTCATGGCCCTTTTAA